From a single Armatimonadota bacterium genomic region:
- the priA gene encoding primosomal protein N', whose product MYANVIVDSPGLRKAFTYGVPPELGNAVRAGVCVAIPFAGREHIGYVLSLTENAPTDITEVKDILSVIPNACSLTPSLLNIISWMADHYIAPLQQAMRAVVPEAMSGAITTTIRLIDASKASFLSQKQLKIVAMLESMGGEAEYEILKAKVRLDGFATSLRQLRDRGAIEILRTLDLPKAKPRIVRAVKSAREANPDVLQRAPKQAEILRELAEAGGIVRQAELINRVKSTTSPINSLVKKGLVEKVDICIRRKPFEAVRGSRKPDLTLTADQQAALEVIVSGLESSSPQTTLLYGVTASGKTEIYLQSIQKALGQGKTAIVLMPEIALTAHLLEVYRARFGEEVAILHSHLSVGERYDEWRRIESGEAKVVLGARSAIFAPVSNLGLIVVDEEHEPSYKQEREPRYNARTIAEELAREASASVVLGSATPAVETFYRAKSGEIGLAVLANRVDERPLPKVEIVDQRVEFAHGRLQIFSNRLREAIESRLGKREQIILFVNRRGYASFILCRSCGYTPSCPNCAVSFTYHIGPRILRCHHCNACQPAPTICPNCGGPHIRQFGIGTERVEEEARRIFTNASVIRMDRDTTSSKGVHFRLLDAFSKGEADILVGTQMVAKGLDFPNVTLVGVVSADTALHLPDFRSAERTFQLLTQVSGRAGRGEVPGEVIIQSFSPEHYAIRAASAQDYIRFYEQEIENRRELSYPPFSRLINVISTDPIEEAAENRIRRFMDEIASELPSGMVDILGPAPAPLAKLKGQYRWHMVIRYRGEVAMQEIINSVCNRLPDMVANNIILDVDPITML is encoded by the coding sequence GTGTATGCAAACGTCATAGTAGATTCTCCTGGTTTAAGAAAGGCTTTTACGTACGGCGTTCCTCCCGAGCTGGGGAACGCCGTACGCGCAGGAGTTTGTGTTGCTATTCCGTTCGCAGGCCGAGAGCATATTGGATATGTTCTCTCTCTTACAGAAAATGCCCCGACTGATATCACGGAGGTTAAGGATATCCTTTCTGTTATTCCAAATGCTTGTTCGCTGACCCCTTCGCTTCTTAATATTATTTCGTGGATGGCTGACCACTATATCGCTCCTCTCCAGCAAGCCATGCGCGCCGTTGTTCCGGAGGCGATGAGTGGGGCAATAACAACAACTATTAGGCTTATTGATGCCTCAAAAGCTTCGTTTTTATCCCAAAAACAACTTAAGATAGTTGCGATGCTCGAATCAATGGGCGGTGAGGCAGAATATGAGATTCTAAAGGCAAAAGTGCGGCTCGACGGTTTTGCTACCTCGCTAAGGCAGTTGAGGGACCGAGGCGCCATTGAAATTCTTCGGACTCTCGATCTCCCAAAAGCCAAGCCCCGAATAGTACGCGCCGTCAAGTCAGCTAGAGAGGCTAATCCGGATGTCCTTCAGCGTGCTCCAAAGCAGGCTGAGATTCTCCGAGAACTTGCAGAAGCGGGCGGCATTGTGCGCCAAGCTGAGTTGATAAACCGAGTTAAAAGTACAACATCGCCAATCAATTCGCTTGTCAAGAAGGGGCTAGTTGAGAAAGTTGACATTTGCATACGCCGGAAACCTTTTGAGGCTGTCCGCGGGTCTCGAAAGCCAGATTTAACATTAACAGCTGACCAGCAAGCCGCGCTAGAAGTAATCGTTTCGGGGTTAGAGTCAAGTAGCCCACAGACGACATTACTTTATGGCGTCACTGCCAGTGGAAAAACTGAGATATACCTCCAAAGTATTCAAAAAGCACTTGGACAGGGCAAGACGGCAATTGTCCTCATGCCTGAGATAGCTCTTACAGCCCATCTTCTAGAAGTATACAGGGCAAGGTTTGGCGAAGAGGTTGCCATTCTTCATAGCCATTTATCAGTTGGAGAGCGCTATGATGAGTGGCGAAGAATTGAAAGTGGAGAGGCCAAAGTTGTACTTGGCGCACGTTCGGCAATTTTTGCGCCTGTAAGTAATTTGGGTTTAATAGTTGTTGACGAAGAACACGAACCATCATACAAGCAAGAGCGTGAGCCCAGATATAATGCCCGAACAATTGCAGAGGAATTGGCAAGAGAAGCATCGGCGTCAGTGGTGCTGGGAAGTGCGACGCCTGCAGTTGAGACATTTTACCGCGCAAAGTCTGGCGAGATTGGTCTTGCAGTTTTAGCAAACCGTGTTGACGAACGGCCACTTCCGAAAGTGGAGATTGTTGACCAACGCGTTGAATTTGCGCATGGACGGCTGCAGATATTTAGTAATCGACTTCGGGAGGCAATTGAGAGTCGCCTAGGGAAGCGTGAGCAAATCATACTTTTCGTCAATCGGCGGGGTTATGCATCATTTATCCTTTGCAGGTCATGTGGATATACTCCCTCATGTCCAAACTGTGCTGTTTCGTTTACTTACCATATCGGCCCACGGATTCTCCGTTGCCATCATTGCAATGCTTGCCAGCCCGCGCCTACGATATGCCCAAATTGTGGCGGGCCGCATATTCGGCAGTTTGGGATAGGCACAGAGCGAGTTGAGGAAGAAGCCAGGCGTATTTTCACCAACGCATCGGTAATAAGGATGGATAGGGATACAACAAGCTCTAAGGGTGTACATTTCCGACTACTGGATGCGTTTAGTAAGGGCGAAGCCGATATCCTAGTAGGCACCCAAATGGTAGCGAAAGGACTTGATTTTCCAAACGTTACGCTGGTTGGAGTGGTAAGCGCAGATACAGCTCTTCATCTTCCGGATTTTCGCTCCGCCGAGCGTACATTCCAGCTTTTAACTCAAGTGAGCGGGCGGGCAGGCAGGGGTGAAGTCCCCGGCGAGGTAATAATTCAGTCATTCTCTCCAGAGCACTATGCGATTAGAGCTGCCTCGGCTCAAGATTACATAAGGTTTTACGAACAGGAGATTGAAAATAGGCGTGAATTGAGCTACCCACCTTTCTCAAGGCTGATAAATGTTATTTCTACAGACCCTATCGAAGAAGCCGCGGAAAACCGCATCAGACGGTTTATGGATGAGATTGCCTCCGAGCTTCCATCCGGTATGGTAGATATTCTGGGTCCTGCGCCGGCTCCTCTTGCCAAACTAAAAGGTCAATATCGCTGGCACATGGTTATCCGATACCGTGGCGAAGTTGCCATGCAGGAGATAATCAACAGTGTATGCAATAGGCTTCCTGATATGGTTGCAAACAACATTATTCTCGACGTTGATCCAATTACAATGTTATAA
- the def gene encoding peptide deformylase — translation MAVRDVVTYPDSVLRQQAKAVTKVDTNTKKLIHDMIDTMHEANGVGFAANQIGILQKVIVFDDGTGPKVLINPKIVHASGEQIGIEGCLSVPGLQGEVRRANEIEVRGLDERGKPVKIKAEGLTARIIQHELDHLNGVLFIDRAEPNSLHYVTATEEEEAIEA, via the coding sequence ATGGCTGTGCGCGATGTGGTTACCTATCCGGATTCTGTTCTCAGACAGCAGGCTAAAGCCGTAACCAAAGTAGATACGAACACGAAGAAGCTGATACACGATATGATTGACACCATGCACGAGGCAAATGGTGTGGGATTTGCCGCAAATCAGATTGGAATCCTGCAGAAAGTTATTGTGTTTGATGATGGAACGGGGCCAAAGGTTCTTATCAATCCCAAAATCGTGCATGCCAGCGGTGAGCAAATTGGTATTGAAGGATGCCTCAGCGTGCCAGGCCTGCAAGGTGAGGTGCGCCGCGCAAATGAAATTGAGGTTAGGGGTTTAGATGAAAGAGGAAAGCCCGTGAAAATCAAAGCCGAGGGATTAACTGCCCGCATTATCCAGCATGAGCTAGACCATCTAAATGGTGTGCTGTTTATTGATAGAGCTGAGCCAAATTCGCTGCATTATGTCACAGCCACAGAGGAAGAGGAAGCGATAGAGGCATAA
- the fmt gene encoding methionyl-tRNA formyltransferase, translating to MRILFMGTSKFAVPTLQALLNSRHEVIGVVTQPDRPKGRGREVSMSPVKEVALEAGVPIYQPEKVRDENFIKLVEELSPDVIVVAAFGQILPQKLLDIPKYGSINVHASLLPKYRGAAPVHHALFEGETKTGVTTMLMDAGLDTGPILLQREVEILPEDNEGTLEERLANIGAELLIKTLDGLEQGRIQPKPQDHSLATHAPSVKKEDCEIQWAQPADKIVNRIRGCTPRPGAYTYFEGSPLKIWLCRRLDRDMEASPGEIIEVSKEGIVVGTGDGAVLLVEVQPENRRRMTAAEFARGRHITAGMRFDSCSS from the coding sequence ATGCGCATCCTTTTCATGGGCACATCAAAATTTGCAGTGCCGACACTCCAAGCCCTTCTCAACTCCCGGCATGAGGTTATCGGAGTCGTTACTCAGCCAGACCGACCCAAGGGACGCGGTAGGGAAGTGAGTATGTCTCCGGTAAAAGAAGTAGCGTTGGAAGCTGGTGTGCCTATCTACCAGCCTGAGAAAGTTCGGGATGAGAACTTTATCAAACTTGTCGAGGAACTATCTCCCGACGTCATAGTCGTCGCCGCATTTGGACAGATACTACCGCAAAAGCTTCTCGACATACCAAAATACGGTAGCATAAATGTTCATGCTTCGCTTTTGCCGAAATATAGGGGAGCTGCGCCGGTGCACCATGCATTGTTTGAAGGGGAGACAAAAACTGGGGTCACAACTATGTTAATGGATGCAGGCTTGGATACTGGGCCGATTCTTCTTCAGCGGGAAGTTGAGATACTTCCCGAGGACAATGAGGGTACGCTTGAAGAGCGGCTTGCTAATATTGGCGCAGAGCTTTTAATTAAGACTCTTGATGGCCTTGAGCAGGGTAGAATTCAACCGAAGCCGCAGGATCATTCGTTGGCTACCCATGCTCCCTCGGTCAAGAAAGAGGACTGTGAAATTCAATGGGCTCAGCCAGCGGATAAAATTGTAAATAGGATAAGAGGGTGCACGCCACGTCCCGGAGCATATACTTATTTTGAGGGCTCACCGCTTAAAATTTGGCTATGCCGCCGATTAGATAGGGATATGGAGGCTAGTCCGGGTGAGATTATAGAAGTTTCAAAGGAGGGAATTGTGGTTGGAACGGGAGATGGCGCGGTTCTTTTAGTGGAGGTGCAGCCGGAGAATCGCAGACGAATGACAGCTGCAGAATTTGCGCGAGGCAGACATATAACCGCAGGCATGCGGTTCGATAGTTGCTCTTCTTGA
- a CDS encoding tetratricopeptide repeat protein: MGEAKEHLQRGIEFKIAGQYDEAIVELQEAIKLDGMNCEAYRQLGLVYGFTGMFDESLEMLRKAKEIEPSNLDARNDLALTYAMLGMIEEAKQEFMSVLEEDPSNEVARKNIVYF; encoded by the coding sequence ATGGGCGAGGCTAAAGAACATCTACAACGGGGCATAGAGTTTAAAATAGCCGGTCAATATGATGAAGCCATAGTTGAGCTACAGGAAGCAATCAAGCTTGATGGCATGAATTGTGAGGCTTATAGGCAGCTTGGCTTGGTATATGGCTTTACGGGCATGTTCGATGAGTCGCTTGAGATGCTCCGTAAAGCTAAGGAGATTGAACCGTCGAACCTAGATGCCAGGAATGACCTTGCTCTTACCTATGCAATGCTTGGAATGATTGAAGAGGCAAAGCAGGAATTCATGTCGGTGCTTGAAGAGGATCCCTCCAATGAGGTAGCACGTAAAAACATTGTCTACTTCTAA
- a CDS encoding ASKHA domain-containing protein, which translates to MNSKKIRITIYPSGRSALLSPGTPLRYAFDILGKGIAMPCGGKGRCAKCLVYFQEGAPPPTPADEAGLTEAELAQGYRLACQVILDRDAVIFTRDHKFKATDKILVTGATRDFVLKPNITKRCAVIPKPTVDDLRSDLDRVLDVFGIRRGFAPSLQLLKNLGCELRKSGFHTTGVFANGKLISVEGGETAEECYGVAFDIGTTTIAGYLLDLTNGSQLAVTAAVNPQARIGEDVISRISYSMQETKGLKWLQTAVVKELNRIAGRLARQANVSLSKIYEAVVVGNTCMTHLLLGVDPRHLAQAPYVPTFSHSMTLDAGDLGLRINPAGLVHVLPNVAGYVGADTVGMILATAIHKSDGIVLAVDIGTNGEIVLGSKERMLACSTAAGPAFEGAHIKHGMRAASGAIDSVWITDGDIEFSTVDGAKAVGICGSGLLDAIVCLRKAGILEESGRIVDVDEIPPDYGGLKARLTDGGFVLASAEHSVHGTPVVITQRDVREVQLAKGAIAAGIRTLMERLNIVPNDLSAVVLAGAFGNYMRKQSAIAAGLIPNVPLSKVHSVGNAAGEGAKLALLSTDERSEADRIAQSIEYVELTTDSSFQEKFAEALMFGSWPDTGSQSVFP; encoded by the coding sequence TTGAACTCGAAAAAAATTAGAATAACAATTTACCCTTCAGGGCGATCTGCTTTGCTTTCGCCAGGCACTCCTCTTCGTTATGCATTTGATATATTGGGAAAAGGAATAGCCATGCCGTGTGGCGGGAAGGGCCGTTGCGCCAAGTGTCTTGTCTATTTTCAGGAAGGTGCACCTCCGCCCACACCTGCTGATGAGGCGGGTCTAACTGAGGCTGAACTCGCCCAGGGTTACCGGCTTGCATGTCAGGTTATCCTCGATAGAGATGCAGTTATTTTCACTCGCGATCACAAATTCAAGGCAACGGACAAGATACTCGTAACCGGGGCGACTAGAGACTTCGTCCTCAAGCCGAATATTACCAAACGCTGCGCAGTAATACCTAAGCCTACCGTGGATGACCTGCGTTCGGATCTCGACCGCGTATTGGATGTCTTCGGTATTAGGAGGGGCTTTGCGCCTTCGCTTCAGCTATTAAAAAACCTTGGATGCGAACTGCGCAAGTCGGGATTTCACACGACAGGTGTTTTCGCGAACGGAAAGCTTATTTCCGTTGAGGGTGGAGAGACTGCGGAAGAATGTTATGGAGTTGCCTTTGATATAGGAACAACGACGATTGCAGGTTACCTTCTTGATCTCACCAATGGTTCTCAATTAGCGGTGACGGCGGCCGTCAACCCTCAGGCTCGAATAGGTGAGGACGTCATCAGCCGAATTAGCTATTCGATGCAAGAGACCAAGGGCCTTAAGTGGCTTCAAACGGCGGTTGTCAAAGAGCTGAACAGAATCGCTGGCAGATTGGCTAGACAAGCAAATGTGTCGTTGAGTAAAATATATGAGGCAGTTGTCGTTGGCAACACATGCATGACACATTTACTGCTAGGTGTGGATCCGAGGCATTTGGCGCAGGCGCCCTATGTTCCGACATTCAGTCACAGTATGACGTTAGATGCGGGCGACCTTGGTTTGAGAATCAATCCAGCTGGCTTGGTGCACGTACTTCCGAATGTCGCTGGATATGTAGGGGCAGATACAGTTGGCATGATTCTTGCGACCGCCATCCACAAGAGCGACGGCATTGTGTTGGCGGTAGATATAGGCACAAACGGCGAAATTGTGCTAGGCTCGAAAGAACGAATGCTTGCGTGCTCAACGGCAGCAGGTCCAGCGTTTGAGGGAGCGCATATCAAGCATGGGATGAGAGCTGCTTCTGGCGCGATTGATTCTGTGTGGATTACGGATGGAGATATAGAGTTTAGCACTGTGGATGGCGCAAAGGCGGTTGGTATTTGCGGCTCCGGCCTTCTTGATGCAATTGTTTGTTTGCGCAAAGCAGGAATTCTGGAGGAAAGTGGAAGAATAGTAGATGTTGATGAAATACCGCCTGATTACGGTGGTCTTAAAGCCAGACTCACGGATGGGGGATTTGTTCTGGCAAGTGCTGAACATTCGGTGCATGGAACGCCGGTGGTGATTACTCAAAGGGATGTGCGCGAAGTTCAGCTTGCAAAGGGAGCCATTGCGGCTGGAATTCGTACGTTAATGGAGCGCCTAAATATTGTGCCGAATGATTTATCGGCGGTAGTTCTCGCAGGGGCATTCGGCAATTATATGCGCAAGCAGAGCGCGATTGCCGCTGGGCTTATACCAAATGTGCCATTATCAAAGGTACATTCGGTAGGGAATGCGGCGGGCGAAGGTGCGAAGCTTGCACTGCTTTCAACTGACGAGAGGTCCGAGGCTGACCGGATCGCTCAGTCAATTGAGTATGTAGAGCTGACGACGGACTCTAGTTTTCAGGAAAAGTTTGCGGAAGCCCTGATGTTCGGCTCGTGGCCCGACACAGGTTCGCAAAGCGTTTTTCCTTAA
- a CDS encoding corrinoid protein — translation MFNYEELANALINGKAPLVRELTEKALAEGESPQDILNKGLVAGMSVVGEKFKNNEFYVPEVLIAARAMKNGMEVLKPRLVETGVEPIAKVAIGTVRGDLHDIGKNLVAMMLEGAGFEIIDLGVDVKPEQFVQTVKEKNAKLVCLSALLTTTMPAMKDTINALSKAGLRDGVNVMIGGAPVTQNYADEIGADGYAPDAASAVDKAKELLKV, via the coding sequence ATGTTCAACTACGAGGAGCTAGCCAATGCGCTGATTAACGGCAAAGCTCCACTTGTTCGAGAGCTCACTGAAAAGGCCCTGGCTGAGGGCGAAAGTCCCCAAGACATACTAAACAAGGGCTTAGTAGCGGGCATGAGCGTAGTGGGTGAAAAGTTCAAGAACAACGAGTTCTATGTGCCTGAAGTGCTCATTGCTGCTCGCGCCATGAAAAATGGCATGGAGGTTCTAAAGCCGAGGCTGGTTGAAACCGGTGTTGAGCCAATCGCAAAGGTTGCGATTGGTACGGTTCGGGGCGACCTCCACGATATTGGCAAGAATTTGGTTGCCATGATGCTCGAAGGCGCTGGCTTCGAGATTATCGACCTCGGCGTCGACGTCAAGCCTGAGCAATTTGTGCAGACAGTAAAAGAAAAGAATGCAAAGCTAGTATGTTTATCGGCGCTTCTTACTACTACCATGCCGGCAATGAAAGACACAATAAATGCGCTGTCTAAAGCTGGCTTGCGGGATGGTGTAAACGTCATGATTGGCGGGGCGCCGGTAACGCAGAACTATGCCGACGAGATTGGCGCCGATGGTTATGCGCCGGATGCCGCGAGTGCGGTGGACAAAGCTAAAGAGCTGTTGAAGGTTTAA
- a CDS encoding YfhO family protein, translating to MIRRLLPFLIFAVLTFIFLWPVLFGARALLPGGMLGYMSPWRAGVATPDPVHWNALTWDSIAYFYPARKFLGESIKSGDIPFWNPYQMCGMPFLADPQTAVLYPPNLLFALLPADVAFGILAALHLFAAGVFTYIFLRGIGLSSMASMLGGITFMLGGFAVVWLELPNFLAVAIWLPLTLHFLRLALIHRSRIYAAVSGIMIALSLIAGHPQIAFYCLLVSAMFLAYLAFVGRSETGIVCSLGLGIFAFAIGFALAAPQILPTTELAALSHRIGGGYKAYSSTAMTPANLITLLLPDFYGNPSKLDFDYWGVGEYADYCGYMGILPLLLAPLAFMCGGKRRQYAWFFGCLAVLGLLMAMGTAVNRIFYFGVPGFSRSGSPVRALFIYMFSLTILGALGFERLLNQKPEKANQTLIRILLIVISILLIGLLLLKLNFERIRSEFGAIDLLEISLPVTWLFPPFFLGAFGLMVLLVSGKLNRTFCGGLLVGLLIADLLVFGIKYNQTCVRPQIYPEGTLTNFLRGDLGLWRIMPLNSRWDLRTYPKAVLPPNSAMVYGLQDVQGYSALYPLKYKKLLDAAAGRDSSPRENGNMVFAHNPTSPIYDLLGVRWIISLAHLGGKPLEMDGCYLYQNDGVLPRAFIVHKVEFVDDDECLRRIRRGEVDLRSTALGDSEFLLEALRPSLLKADMASEDVKITKYRPNEVTVSVRTRAPGILILTDQFYPGWEALVDGEPKRVFEVDFCFRGVAIQAGKHEVVFSYRPKSFKRGLWLACCALVVLLGVSVASIKRGNAGSEDG from the coding sequence ATGATTCGCAGGCTCTTGCCGTTTTTAATCTTCGCCGTGCTTACTTTTATCTTTCTTTGGCCGGTTCTATTTGGCGCGCGGGCACTTCTGCCGGGTGGTATGCTTGGCTACATGTCGCCATGGAGGGCAGGCGTGGCGACGCCGGACCCGGTACATTGGAATGCGCTCACTTGGGATTCGATTGCCTACTTCTATCCTGCGAGGAAATTTTTGGGTGAGTCTATAAAGTCTGGAGATATTCCATTCTGGAATCCATATCAGATGTGTGGAATGCCTTTCCTTGCAGATCCCCAGACTGCCGTACTATATCCACCAAATCTCCTATTCGCTTTGCTCCCAGCTGATGTTGCATTTGGCATACTTGCCGCACTTCACCTTTTTGCGGCAGGGGTTTTCACCTATATTTTCCTAAGGGGCATTGGATTGAGCTCGATGGCGTCGATGCTTGGCGGAATCACATTTATGCTAGGCGGTTTTGCTGTTGTTTGGTTGGAGCTCCCAAACTTCTTGGCTGTTGCTATCTGGCTTCCTCTTACGCTGCATTTCTTGCGGTTGGCTCTTATTCATCGCTCGAGAATCTATGCCGCCGTATCCGGAATAATGATAGCGCTCTCACTCATAGCAGGACATCCACAGATTGCCTTTTATTGTCTGCTTGTGTCCGCTATGTTCTTGGCTTATCTAGCTTTCGTTGGGCGCTCGGAAACTGGAATTGTCTGCTCACTGGGGCTTGGCATTTTTGCGTTTGCTATTGGATTTGCCCTTGCCGCACCGCAGATACTTCCGACCACCGAACTAGCGGCTCTGTCGCATAGGATTGGCGGTGGATACAAGGCGTATTCATCTACAGCAATGACCCCGGCAAACCTTATTACGCTCCTACTTCCTGACTTTTATGGCAATCCGTCGAAGCTGGATTTCGACTATTGGGGTGTAGGTGAATACGCTGATTATTGTGGTTACATGGGAATTTTGCCTCTGCTCCTCGCACCGCTTGCATTTATGTGTGGTGGTAAGCGGCGGCAATATGCTTGGTTTTTCGGTTGCCTTGCTGTTCTGGGTCTTTTGATGGCAATGGGCACCGCTGTTAATCGAATCTTCTACTTTGGAGTCCCTGGATTTTCACGTTCAGGTTCTCCTGTAAGGGCACTCTTTATCTATATGTTTTCGCTAACCATCCTTGGTGCGCTGGGCTTTGAGCGGCTCTTGAATCAAAAGCCAGAAAAGGCAAATCAAACGTTGATTCGAATTTTACTTATAGTTATATCAATTCTACTCATAGGGCTTCTTCTTTTAAAGCTAAATTTTGAGCGCATACGTAGCGAATTTGGCGCGATTGACCTGCTCGAGATATCACTTCCGGTGACCTGGCTATTCCCACCATTTTTTCTTGGAGCTTTTGGGCTTATGGTGCTTCTGGTTTCGGGGAAGCTAAATCGGACTTTTTGTGGTGGGCTTTTGGTAGGGCTACTCATCGCAGACTTGCTTGTATTTGGGATAAAGTATAACCAAACCTGCGTTCGGCCTCAGATTTATCCAGAGGGCACACTGACGAATTTCCTCAGGGGTGACTTGGGCTTGTGGCGAATTATGCCTCTGAACTCAAGGTGGGACCTCCGTACCTATCCGAAGGCTGTGCTTCCACCAAACTCGGCAATGGTCTATGGGTTGCAGGACGTTCAAGGCTATTCGGCGCTCTATCCACTCAAATACAAAAAATTGCTTGATGCAGCTGCCGGCAGGGATTCATCGCCGCGAGAAAACGGCAACATGGTTTTTGCTCACAATCCCACTTCGCCCATCTATGATTTGCTTGGGGTTCGTTGGATTATCTCTCTAGCACACCTAGGGGGCAAGCCTTTAGAGATGGATGGTTGCTATTTGTATCAGAATGATGGTGTTCTTCCGCGAGCGTTTATAGTGCATAAGGTAGAGTTTGTGGATGACGATGAATGCCTTCGCAGAATACGGCGCGGCGAGGTGGACCTGCGTTCAACGGCGCTAGGTGACTCCGAGTTTCTGCTGGAAGCACTTCGTCCGAGCTTGCTGAAGGCAGATATGGCAAGTGAGGATGTAAAGATTACCAAATATAGGCCGAATGAAGTGACGGTAAGCGTGAGAACTCGTGCGCCCGGCATTTTAATACTCACTGACCAATTTTATCCGGGGTGGGAAGCTTTGGTAGATGGTGAGCCAAAACGCGTATTTGAGGTGGATTTTTGTTTCCGAGGGGTAGCGATTCAAGCCGGAAAGCACGAGGTAGTTTTCTCATACCGTCCAAAGTCATTTAAGAGGGGACTTTGGCTGGCATGTTGCGCACTGGTTGTTCTGCTTGGCGTAAGCGTTGCTAGCATTAAGCGGGGAAACGCAGGTAGTGAAGATGGATAA